One window of Dyadobacter sandarakinus genomic DNA carries:
- a CDS encoding transglutaminase-like domain-containing protein has translation MNQREIKALISLLDDEDNEVSQHVEGKILSLGGNVIPFLETEWEENFNPILQRKIEELIHELQLGIMIERLQVWKNGGALDLLEGMWIIATYHYPDLSLDKLRTTVEQLYYDIWIQFQEEMNAVDQVKRINSIFFGTMNFSANTKNFHSPTNSMVNVVLESRRGNPISLCVIYMLVARKLGMPVYGVNLPNLFVLTYKSDRTQFYINVFNRGIIFSKTDIDHYIAQLNIKPKDIFYQPCSNLEIVQRVLRNLILSYEKTSEQEKISEIEKILKATLDEDIAD, from the coding sequence ATGAACCAGCGAGAAATTAAAGCATTGATATCCCTGCTCGATGATGAGGACAACGAAGTAAGCCAGCATGTGGAGGGTAAAATCCTGTCGCTGGGAGGGAATGTGATCCCTTTTCTTGAAACGGAATGGGAGGAAAATTTTAACCCGATATTGCAGCGTAAGATTGAGGAACTGATTCATGAGTTGCAGCTGGGGATCATGATAGAGCGCCTGCAGGTATGGAAAAACGGGGGCGCACTCGATCTGCTGGAAGGTATGTGGATCATTGCGACCTACCATTACCCGGACCTTTCGCTCGATAAGCTGCGTACCACCGTCGAGCAGCTTTACTATGATATCTGGATACAGTTTCAGGAGGAGATGAATGCGGTGGACCAGGTCAAGCGCATTAACAGTATCTTTTTTGGAACAATGAATTTCTCGGCGAATACCAAGAATTTCCATTCGCCTACCAATTCCATGGTCAATGTTGTGCTTGAAAGCCGGCGCGGTAATCCCATTTCCCTGTGCGTGATTTACATGCTCGTAGCGCGGAAGCTGGGTATGCCTGTGTATGGTGTTAACCTGCCCAATTTGTTTGTGCTGACCTACAAGAGTGATCGTACGCAGTTTTATATCAATGTTTTCAACCGTGGAATCATCTTTTCCAAAACGGATATCGACCACTACATTGCCCAGCTCAACATCAAGCCAAAGGACATCTTTTATCAGCCGTGCTCCAATCTTGAAATTGTGCAGCGTGTATTGAGGAACCTGATCCTGTCGTACGAAAAAACAAGTGAGCAGGAAAAGATCAGCGAAATTGAGAAGATACTGAAAGCGACCCTCGACGAGGATATTGCAGACTAG
- a CDS encoding alkaline phosphatase family protein, translating into MNKTVVIDIVALSANLIGEHTPFLAEYVKKRHLTPVRPVLPAVTTTAQSVYVTGTWPSKNGIVGNGWYDRDDAEVKFWKQSNKLVQGEKIWDAARKVDASFTVSKMFWWYNMYSSADYSVTPRPQYHADGVKAPDCYAYPATLRDELQKELGQFPLFSFWGPNANIKSTKWIADASVWVDKKHDPTLTLIYLPHLDYCLQKFGPDFSNISKELNEVDTVVADLVKYYESKNAKIILLSEYGINPVSNPIHINRILRNEGLISVRTERWYELLDAGASKAFAAADHQIAHIYLNDPTVKQQVIKALQNTPGIDLILDREAQKEYHIEHERAGDIVVVAKPDSWFTYYYWLDDEKAPDYAHLVDIHRKPGYDPVEMFMDPKNPLIKVRAGYKLARKLLGFRYLMDVIPLDATLVKGSHGSPNVPKQYYPICITDTPAEKSELLGPDVYDVIWKHLV; encoded by the coding sequence ATGAATAAAACCGTAGTCATAGACATTGTTGCCCTGAGTGCAAACCTGATCGGCGAGCATACACCTTTTTTGGCTGAATATGTAAAAAAGAGACATCTTACACCCGTGAGGCCGGTATTGCCCGCTGTAACTACTACTGCGCAAAGTGTATACGTAACCGGCACCTGGCCTTCCAAAAACGGCATCGTCGGCAATGGATGGTACGACCGGGACGATGCGGAAGTGAAGTTCTGGAAGCAGTCCAACAAGCTGGTGCAGGGTGAAAAAATCTGGGATGCTGCGCGCAAGGTGGACGCGTCCTTTACGGTTTCCAAGATGTTCTGGTGGTATAATATGTACTCCTCAGCCGACTACTCGGTTACGCCCCGGCCGCAGTACCATGCCGATGGCGTAAAAGCGCCTGATTGCTATGCATATCCGGCTACTTTGCGGGACGAGCTGCAAAAGGAACTCGGGCAGTTTCCATTGTTCAGCTTCTGGGGACCCAATGCAAATATCAAGTCTACCAAATGGATTGCGGATGCTTCTGTTTGGGTGGACAAAAAACATGACCCTACCCTTACGCTGATTTACCTGCCGCACCTGGATTACTGCCTGCAAAAGTTCGGTCCGGACTTCTCTAATATTTCCAAGGAGTTGAACGAAGTTGATACGGTTGTGGCTGATCTGGTGAAATATTATGAATCCAAAAATGCGAAGATCATTCTGCTATCGGAGTACGGGATCAATCCGGTGAGTAACCCGATTCATATCAACCGTATTTTAAGGAATGAAGGACTGATATCCGTCCGTACGGAACGGTGGTACGAGTTGCTGGATGCAGGCGCTTCAAAAGCATTTGCCGCTGCCGATCACCAGATTGCCCATATTTACCTGAATGATCCAACTGTAAAACAGCAGGTGATCAAAGCATTGCAGAATACCCCGGGCATTGACCTGATCCTGGATCGTGAAGCTCAAAAAGAATACCACATTGAGCATGAACGCGCAGGCGACATCGTGGTGGTAGCCAAACCCGACAGCTGGTTTACCTATTACTACTGGCTGGATGATGAGAAAGCACCTGATTATGCGCATCTGGTAGACATTCACCGCAAGCCGGGATACGACCCGGTAGAAATGTTTATGGACCCCAAAAATCCATTGATCAAGGTAAGGGCAGGCTATAAGCTGGCCCGCAAGCTGCTCGGCTTCCGCTACCTGATGGACGTCATTCCGCTGGATGCGACACTGGTTAAAGGATCGCACGGCAGTCCTAACGTTCCAAAACAATACTACCCCATTTGTATCACCGATACGCCGGCGGAGAAATCCGAGCTTCTCGGGCCGGATGTTTATGATGTAATTTGGAAACATCTGGTGTAG
- a CDS encoding WD40 repeat domain-containing protein, giving the protein MIVRKVDTFSGHRDSVYTIISDRSGQGFYSAGADGYVIHWDLTRPDLGKLVARIGASVYAMSLHQEGNALWIGQNYEGIQVLDLENNKVERTARITSAAIFDIKIHENIALIALGDGVIVVMDIPSFAVKKHIKIAGKSIRSLSVNPLTGEFASGDSEHNVHIFDLAGLTLKRTIRSHTNSVFSVQYSKDGQYLFSAGRDAHLKIWDVGQGYEAAADIPAHMYAINDVKFSPDGTLFATCSMDKSVKVWETSSFKLRKIIDRARHAGHGTSVNKLLWTSFENQLISCSDDRMISVWEVL; this is encoded by the coding sequence ATGATTGTCCGCAAAGTAGATACTTTTTCCGGTCATAGAGACAGTGTTTACACAATTATTTCAGATCGTTCCGGGCAGGGTTTCTACTCGGCAGGAGCGGATGGTTACGTGATCCACTGGGATCTTACCCGGCCCGATCTCGGCAAGCTGGTGGCAAGAATCGGGGCGTCGGTTTACGCAATGTCCCTGCATCAGGAAGGCAATGCATTGTGGATCGGTCAGAACTATGAGGGAATCCAGGTGCTTGATCTTGAAAACAACAAAGTGGAGCGTACCGCCCGGATCACAAGTGCCGCTATTTTTGACATTAAGATACATGAAAACATAGCCCTGATCGCTTTGGGAGACGGGGTGATCGTGGTCATGGACATTCCATCGTTCGCTGTAAAAAAGCATATCAAAATTGCGGGTAAAAGTATCAGGTCACTGTCTGTCAATCCTTTGACGGGAGAGTTTGCGAGCGGGGACAGTGAGCATAATGTTCACATATTTGATCTTGCCGGTTTGACCCTGAAACGAACCATCCGCTCGCATACCAACTCCGTCTTTTCGGTTCAATACTCGAAAGATGGCCAGTACCTTTTTTCGGCCGGGCGTGACGCGCATCTCAAAATCTGGGACGTGGGGCAAGGGTACGAGGCCGCAGCAGACATACCGGCGCATATGTACGCAATCAACGATGTGAAATTCAGCCCGGACGGGACATTGTTTGCGACGTGCAGCATGGATAAGTCGGTGAAAGTGTGGGAAACATCTTCATTCAAGCTCAGGAAAATAATAGACCGGGCACGGCATGCAGGGCATGGAACCTCGGTGAACAAGCTCCTTTGGACAAGCTTTGAAAATCAGCTGATTTCGTGTAGCGACGACCGGATGATCTCGGTTTGGGAGGTACTTTGA
- a CDS encoding 3-dehydroquinate synthase codes for MQTIEQTFQVQYSYAVYFTQHLFSLSNPLLQQFFEKTNTETGFQRKALVVVDEGFSEHHPELGRELSQYFATLIPHIQLAPEIITVPGGEACKNDVAQFDKLVKAVDVFGIDRHSFVIGIGGGALLDLVGYAAAVSHRGIKLIRIPTTVLSQNDSGVGVKNSINYKGKKNFLGTFAPPVAVFNDLTFLRSLDDRDWRSGIAEAIKVALIKDAAFFEWIEEHTAALAGRDEEAMAYLIHRCAEMHTDHIAGGDPFEFGSSRPLDFGHWAAHKLEYLTNFEVRHGEAVAIGIALDCVYASKINMLPEAGLQRILDVLARLGFELYHPRLSENDKINLRNGIQEFREHLGGQLTIMLLEKIGKGVEVHELDTEVIAQAVDYLETLPQLTESRILH; via the coding sequence ATGCAGACGATAGAGCAAACCTTCCAAGTACAATACAGTTATGCTGTGTATTTCACCCAGCATTTATTCTCCCTTTCCAACCCCCTGCTTCAGCAATTTTTTGAAAAAACAAATACGGAAACCGGCTTCCAGCGCAAGGCGCTCGTAGTGGTGGACGAAGGCTTTTCAGAACATCATCCTGAACTGGGACGGGAGCTTTCCCAGTATTTTGCAACATTGATCCCCCACATACAGCTGGCCCCCGAGATCATCACTGTTCCGGGCGGAGAGGCGTGCAAAAACGATGTTGCACAGTTTGACAAACTGGTGAAAGCTGTGGACGTGTTCGGCATTGACAGGCATTCCTTTGTAATCGGTATCGGCGGTGGTGCCTTGCTGGACCTGGTGGGTTATGCCGCGGCCGTATCGCACCGGGGCATTAAGCTGATCCGGATTCCGACTACCGTACTTTCGCAGAACGATTCCGGTGTAGGGGTGAAAAACAGCATTAACTACAAGGGTAAAAAGAACTTCCTGGGCACATTTGCGCCACCGGTGGCGGTGTTCAACGATCTTACCTTTCTGCGCTCCCTCGACGACCGTGACTGGCGGAGCGGCATTGCAGAGGCGATCAAGGTAGCGCTGATCAAGGATGCCGCTTTTTTTGAATGGATTGAAGAGCATACTGCAGCACTCGCAGGCCGTGACGAGGAGGCGATGGCCTACCTCATTCACCGCTGTGCCGAAATGCACACAGACCATATTGCGGGTGGTGATCCGTTTGAATTCGGTTCTTCCCGCCCGCTCGATTTCGGGCACTGGGCTGCTCACAAGCTGGAATACCTGACCAACTTTGAGGTACGTCATGGCGAGGCAGTGGCGATCGGCATTGCACTGGATTGTGTATATGCATCAAAAATCAACATGCTTCCGGAAGCCGGTTTGCAGCGCATCCTGGATGTTCTTGCCAGGCTGGGTTTTGAGCTTTACCATCCAAGACTGTCAGAAAACGATAAAATTAACCTCAGAAACGGTATTCAGGAGTTCAGAGAGCACCTGGGTGGCCAGCTTACCATTATGTTACTGGAAAAGATCGGTAAGGGAGTAGAGGTTCACGAGCTCGATACAGAGGTGATCGCTCAGGCCGTGGACTATCTTGAAACACTACCCCAGCTGACAGAATCCCGCATTCTTCATTAA
- a CDS encoding 4'-phosphopantetheinyl transferase family protein, with product MPLVHSETIGEHCTLLLWKLTETEDVLRKSLGSTFNSDELGLISHPQKRREWLASRMLVKTLVEQFGIDYMGLHKDEHGKAYLVNNSSHISITHTFEFVAVAINPVSSVGIDMEKEDEKLRRTSRKYLSPSEYAHAADEISPLCMYWCAKEALYKMYGRKKVSFRESIFIQPFTGKHPQLKGILTDELTIIKSDIHLRWFDGHCLAIAL from the coding sequence ATGCCGCTCGTTCACTCGGAGACGATCGGGGAGCATTGTACGCTGCTCCTCTGGAAACTGACCGAAACGGAAGATGTACTAAGGAAAAGCCTGGGAAGCACCTTCAACTCCGACGAGCTCGGCCTGATCTCACACCCGCAGAAAAGACGTGAGTGGCTAGCCAGCCGGATGCTTGTGAAAACACTGGTAGAGCAATTCGGGATCGATTACATGGGCCTGCACAAAGATGAGCACGGCAAGGCATACCTTGTCAATAACAGCTCCCACATTTCCATTACCCATACTTTCGAGTTCGTGGCCGTAGCGATCAATCCTGTTTCGTCCGTAGGCATTGATATGGAGAAGGAAGACGAAAAACTGCGACGAACGTCCAGGAAGTACCTCTCTCCTTCTGAATACGCCCACGCGGCTGATGAGATATCGCCACTATGCATGTACTGGTGCGCCAAGGAGGCCTTGTACAAGATGTATGGAAGAAAGAAGGTGAGTTTCCGGGAGTCCATTTTCATCCAGCCTTTTACCGGTAAACATCCGCAGCTGAAAGGTATCCTCACAGACGAACTGACAATTATTAAATCAGACATTCACCTCCGCTGGTTTGACGGACATTGCCTGGCAATTGCATTGTAG
- the galE gene encoding UDP-glucose 4-epimerase GalE — MKILVTGGAGFIGSHTVVELHQAGFEPVIIDNLYNSNHGVLEGIRKITGKDFPFYEMDCNDTEQVRELFRKEQFDGVIHFAAYKAVGESVEKPLNYYENNLISLLVLLRAAKEFNVKSFVFSSSCTVYGQPEHLPVTESTPRQPATSPYGNTKAIAEDIIRDHVHSKPGLKAISLRYFNPIGAHESALIGELPNGVPSNLVPFITQTAAGLRPSLTVFGSDYDTPDGTCVRDFIHVVDLAKAHVKALELLDQQTDQDYYDVFNVGTGEGYTVLQLISTFEEVSGVKLNYTIGPRRPGDVEKIYAQADKVNNVMKWRAEKSIAEALRDAWNWQKKITFEK, encoded by the coding sequence ATGAAAATTCTGGTGACCGGCGGAGCCGGATTTATAGGTTCTCACACAGTAGTAGAGTTGCATCAGGCGGGGTTCGAACCCGTCATTATTGATAACCTTTATAATTCCAATCACGGAGTTCTGGAAGGTATCAGGAAAATCACCGGCAAAGACTTTCCATTTTATGAAATGGACTGCAATGACACCGAGCAGGTAAGGGAACTGTTCAGGAAAGAGCAGTTTGACGGTGTCATTCATTTTGCAGCCTACAAAGCGGTAGGCGAGTCTGTCGAGAAGCCGCTTAATTACTACGAAAACAACCTGATTTCACTGCTTGTGCTGCTGCGTGCGGCTAAGGAGTTTAATGTGAAAAGTTTTGTTTTCTCATCTTCCTGTACCGTTTACGGTCAGCCCGAGCATTTGCCGGTGACCGAAAGTACCCCAAGGCAACCGGCTACTTCGCCTTATGGTAATACCAAGGCCATCGCCGAAGATATTATCCGCGACCACGTTCATTCCAAACCGGGACTGAAAGCCATTTCTCTCCGCTATTTCAATCCTATCGGTGCACACGAGTCTGCACTGATCGGTGAGTTGCCTAATGGTGTGCCCAGCAACCTGGTACCATTTATCACGCAAACCGCCGCGGGCTTACGGCCTTCGCTTACTGTTTTCGGCAGCGATTATGATACACCCGATGGCACCTGTGTGCGTGACTTTATCCATGTGGTCGACCTGGCCAAGGCACACGTAAAAGCATTGGAACTGCTTGACCAGCAAACGGATCAGGATTATTATGATGTATTCAATGTCGGCACCGGCGAGGGATACACGGTTCTGCAGCTCATCAGTACTTTTGAAGAAGTATCGGGCGTGAAGCTTAATTATACCATCGGACCGCGTAGGCCGGGTGATGTGGAGAAAATTTACGCGCAGGCGGACAAGGTGAACAATGTGATGAAGTGGCGTGCCGAAAAATCCATTGCAGAGGCACTGCGGGATGCCTGGAACTGGCAGAAAAAGATAACTTTCGAGAAATGA
- a CDS encoding saccharopine dehydrogenase family protein: MSKVLIIGAGGVGSVVAHKCAMNSHVFTEIMLASRTQAKCDKIAAEIKEMHGVTIQTARVDADIVSETVLLIKRFQPKMLINVALPYQDLTIMEACLATGVHYLDTANYEPKDVAKFEYSWQWAYQERFKEAGLMAVLGCGFDPGVTQVFTAYANKHHFDELHYLDIIDCNAGDHGKAFATNFNPEINIREITQPGRYWENGEWIEIPAMSVHKPIDYPGIGPKESYVLYHEELESLVKNFPTLKRARFWMTFGQAYITHLNVLENVGMTSIKPIKFQGQDIVPLEFLKAVLPAPDSLGENYSGQTSIGCQIKGIKDGEDKTYYVWNNCDHAACYREVRAQAVSYTTGVPAMIGAMLMLTNEEWMKPGVYNVEELNPDPFMELLNVHGLPWNEQVNVELPHEY; the protein is encoded by the coding sequence ATGTCCAAGGTACTCATCATTGGAGCGGGAGGTGTAGGCAGCGTGGTTGCGCACAAATGCGCCATGAACAGTCATGTTTTCACAGAAATCATGCTGGCCAGCCGTACACAGGCTAAATGTGATAAAATCGCAGCCGAAATCAAGGAAATGCACGGTGTAACCATTCAGACTGCCCGTGTGGATGCAGATATTGTATCGGAGACTGTCCTGCTCATCAAACGTTTTCAGCCTAAAATGCTGATTAACGTAGCGCTGCCTTACCAGGATCTTACCATTATGGAAGCCTGCCTGGCGACGGGCGTACATTACCTGGATACCGCCAATTACGAGCCCAAAGATGTGGCCAAGTTTGAGTACAGCTGGCAATGGGCCTACCAGGAACGTTTCAAAGAGGCCGGCCTGATGGCAGTACTCGGCTGTGGGTTTGACCCGGGTGTTACGCAGGTATTTACAGCTTATGCAAACAAGCACCATTTCGACGAGCTGCATTATCTGGATATCATTGACTGTAATGCAGGTGATCATGGCAAGGCATTTGCCACGAACTTCAATCCTGAGATCAACATACGCGAAATTACCCAGCCTGGCCGCTACTGGGAAAACGGTGAGTGGATCGAGATTCCTGCCATGTCCGTGCATAAGCCGATTGACTACCCGGGCATTGGTCCCAAGGAAAGTTATGTGCTCTACCACGAAGAGCTCGAATCGCTGGTTAAAAATTTCCCTACCCTGAAACGCGCACGCTTCTGGATGACCTTCGGGCAGGCTTACATTACCCACCTGAATGTGCTTGAAAATGTGGGCATGACCAGCATCAAGCCAATCAAATTCCAGGGACAGGATATTGTACCGCTTGAATTCCTGAAAGCAGTACTGCCTGCACCGGACAGCCTGGGAGAAAATTATTCAGGACAAACCTCCATCGGCTGCCAGATCAAGGGTATCAAGGATGGTGAGGATAAAACATATTATGTATGGAACAACTGCGACCATGCAGCATGCTACCGTGAAGTACGTGCGCAGGCCGTAAGCTACACAACCGGCGTACCGGCCATGATCGGTGCTATGCTGATGCTCACCAACGAAGAATGGATGAAGCCGGGCGTTTACAACGTGGAAGAGCTGAACCCTGATCCGTTTATGGAACTACTCAATGTTCACGGATTACCCTGGAACGAGCAGGTAAATGTGGAGTTACCGCATGAGTATTGA
- the folB gene encoding dihydroneopterin aldolase yields MGTISLEGLEFFAYHGYYPEEQRIGNKYALDITITTDFIKAAQHDRLSETVNYETIYQIASKVMQEPAKLLEHIGFTVIERIREHYPLVATITVRVSKFNPPVGGVCTRAVITMEG; encoded by the coding sequence TTGGGAACGATCAGCCTTGAAGGACTGGAATTTTTTGCATACCACGGCTATTATCCGGAAGAGCAGCGTATCGGCAATAAGTACGCGCTCGATATTACCATTACCACTGATTTTATCAAAGCAGCACAGCACGACAGGCTGAGTGAAACCGTGAATTACGAGACGATCTATCAGATTGCCTCCAAAGTCATGCAGGAGCCTGCCAAGTTGCTGGAACATATCGGATTTACCGTCATTGAGCGTATCCGTGAGCATTACCCGCTCGTGGCAACGATTACGGTGAGAGTATCCAAGTTCAACCCGCCGGTAGGAGGCGTATGTACACGGGCGGTGATTACGATGGAAGGGTAG
- the eboE gene encoding metabolite traffic protein EboE translates to MNTEYGHLTYCSNIHPGQSWAEHFQSLQDNIPFIREQLAPGKPFALGLRVANEASLELSRPAVMDAFKTWLAAQNVYVFVINGFPYGGFHNTVVKDDVHTPDWTTRDRLQYTIRLFRILSELLPEGMHGGVSTPPLSYRLWWNTPAEREEAEGAAMSHIMELLDELISIEKEKGQLMHLDIEPEPDGLLDNIGEFITWYRKTLLPVATAYLTEKYGVSEDAARELIFKHIQLCYDICHAAVGYEDPETLIQELEETGIQVGRIQVSSALRVDFSSEKEIKRKAIETFNEPVYLHQVVAREHDGSTTHYPDLNEALEGWSEDQQEWRVHFHVPLFIQSYGVLDSTQGDIVKTLALQKQKPFSAYMEVETYTWGVLPEDIQKPIGESIVRELQWVEQILNHE, encoded by the coding sequence ATGAACACCGAGTACGGACATTTAACTTACTGCAGCAACATTCACCCGGGTCAGAGCTGGGCTGAACATTTCCAGAGCCTGCAGGACAATATTCCTTTTATCCGCGAGCAGCTGGCGCCCGGCAAACCCTTTGCGCTGGGCCTGCGCGTGGCTAATGAAGCTTCCCTGGAACTTTCCCGGCCGGCAGTGATGGATGCATTCAAAACATGGCTCGCCGCCCAGAATGTGTATGTATTCGTAATCAATGGTTTTCCGTACGGAGGCTTTCACAATACGGTGGTTAAGGACGATGTGCATACGCCCGACTGGACTACCCGCGACCGGCTCCAATATACCATCAGGCTTTTCAGGATTTTATCTGAACTGCTTCCCGAAGGAATGCATGGTGGCGTTTCAACACCCCCGCTGTCCTACCGGCTGTGGTGGAATACGCCCGCAGAGCGGGAAGAAGCAGAAGGTGCCGCCATGTCGCATATCATGGAATTGCTGGACGAGCTGATTTCCATTGAAAAAGAGAAGGGGCAGCTCATGCACCTCGACATTGAACCCGAACCCGACGGCCTGCTGGACAACATTGGTGAGTTTATTACCTGGTATCGCAAGACCTTGCTGCCCGTAGCTACCGCCTACCTGACAGAAAAGTACGGCGTTTCGGAAGATGCAGCCAGGGAGCTGATCTTTAAACATATTCAGCTCTGCTACGACATATGCCACGCTGCGGTAGGCTACGAAGATCCGGAAACACTGATACAGGAGCTGGAAGAAACGGGCATTCAGGTAGGACGCATTCAGGTGAGCTCTGCCTTGCGCGTGGATTTTTCTTCGGAAAAAGAAATCAAACGCAAGGCTATTGAAACCTTTAACGAACCTGTGTACCTGCACCAGGTAGTGGCCCGTGAGCATGATGGTTCCACTACGCACTACCCGGATCTTAACGAAGCCCTGGAAGGGTGGAGTGAAGACCAGCAGGAGTGGCGGGTGCATTTCCATGTGCCGCTTTTTATACAATCCTACGGGGTACTCGACTCTACACAAGGTGATATTGTTAAAACATTGGCACTGCAGAAGCAGAAGCCTTTTTCAGCCTACATGGAGGTGGAAACCTATACCTGGGGTGTGCTGCCCGAAGACATTCAAAAACCGATTGGGGAATCTATCGTAAGAGAGCTTCAATGGGTAGAGCAAATTCTGAATCATGAATAA
- a CDS encoding DivIVA domain-containing protein — protein MKISAIDIRKHTFEKIFRGYDPDEVDAFLNSLSQEWERVSSENNLLKMQLEYAEKELAKLKDIESTLFRTLKAAEDTSRMIEKEANENAEKRIEESRLAANDLVAEAENRTNRIVQETEEKLKRFKDDFAAEIRVQERDFKAIENFRENLIVQLSSLANSTMETVERFEQKFDKESVLNRMEEIRKHVSDIELPKKGIAQMPAPEPAAPVAENETEEEVLVVLNDEKPDIIFDLPEAEPEIEDTEPVAEEIPEVPVEEPVFAEPVAEFTPEPAVNVRDEKPARTAADEANEALAEMHQSAERARVTSPGINRPRTPESTPARKTTGGGSFFDQI, from the coding sequence ATGAAAATTTCCGCAATCGACATACGCAAGCACACTTTTGAAAAGATTTTCAGAGGTTATGATCCGGACGAAGTTGATGCTTTCCTGAACTCGTTGTCGCAGGAATGGGAGCGGGTGTCCAGCGAAAACAACCTGCTCAAAATGCAGCTGGAATATGCGGAAAAAGAACTGGCCAAGCTGAAAGATATTGAATCGACCCTATTCAGGACGTTGAAAGCGGCAGAAGATACCAGCCGCATGATCGAGAAAGAGGCGAATGAGAATGCTGAGAAAAGGATAGAAGAGTCGCGGTTGGCGGCGAATGATCTGGTGGCTGAAGCGGAAAACAGGACCAACCGAATTGTTCAGGAGACCGAGGAAAAACTGAAACGCTTCAAGGATGACTTTGCGGCAGAAATCAGGGTGCAGGAGCGGGATTTCAAAGCAATCGAAAATTTCCGTGAAAACCTGATCGTGCAGCTTTCGTCCCTGGCCAACAGTACGATGGAAACGGTGGAAAGGTTTGAGCAGAAGTTTGATAAAGAGTCTGTGCTGAACCGGATGGAAGAGATCCGCAAGCACGTATCCGACATTGAATTGCCTAAAAAAGGAATAGCCCAAATGCCGGCCCCGGAACCAGCTGCGCCAGTGGCTGAAAACGAGACCGAAGAAGAAGTGCTGGTGGTGTTGAATGATGAAAAACCGGATATCATTTTTGATCTGCCCGAGGCAGAGCCGGAGATAGAAGACACTGAACCAGTAGCGGAAGAAATCCCGGAAGTTCCTGTGGAAGAGCCGGTATTTGCTGAACCTGTGGCCGAGTTTACGCCTGAGCCTGCTGTAAACGTAAGAGACGAAAAACCTGCAAGAACAGCCGCTGATGAGGCCAATGAAGCACTGGCCGAAATGCACCAGTCTGCCGAAAGAGCCCGGGTGACTTCTCCGGGAATCAACCGGCCGAGAACACCCGAAAGTACACCCGCCAGGAAGACAACCGGGGGCGGATCATTTTTTGACCAAATCTGA